The Acidobacteriota bacterium genomic interval ACGTCTCAGCAGAATCATTTACTCCCTTAAGCAAAACTGTCTGGTTATTAACGGGGATTCCTATTCTTAATAAATTTTCTATTGCTTTTGAAGATTCTTCTGTAATCTCATTTGGATGATTGAAATGTGTATTTACCCAGATTGGCCCATATCTTTCAAGGATCTCAAGCAAATTCCTATCATACAAAATTTGTGGTAATACAACAGGGATTCTTGTTCCTATTCTTATTATTTCTACATGAGGGATTTCTCTCAACCTTTTCAGAATATTATCAAATCTTTTGAAAGGAAGTGTCAGAGGGTCTCCACCGGAAACTATCACATCCCTTATTTCTTCATGCTCTTTAATATATCCAACTACAGAATCCAAGATAAATTTTCCTTTCATAGAAAAAGCTTTTGTAAATATTCTTTTTCTCGTACAGTGCCTGCAAAAAGAAGCACAAAAATTTGTGGTTATTAGCAGTACTCTATCAGAATATCTATGGGTAATTCCCGAGCAAGGAGATTCTTTTTCTTCATTCAAAGGGTCATCTTCTTCATATCCGGTATCCTCGGTTAATTCAAGAAAAGAAGGGATAATTTGTTTTTTTATCGGGTCTTCCGGGTCATAAAAGTTAATCAATGAAAAATAATAGGGGGTAAAAAACATAGGATATACTGAAGA includes:
- a CDS encoding KamA family radical SAM protein, yielding MEEQFDGEKPPSKRWGEFFPWRGVPKEDWDNWRWQLKNSIRNVEQLGNIIQLTDIEKLRIKMVSSVYPMFFTPYYFSLINFYDPEDPIKKQIIPSFLELTEDTGYEEDDPLNEEKESPCSGITHRYSDRVLLITTNFCASFCRHCTRKRIFTKAFSMKGKFILDSVVGYIKEHEEIRDVIVSGGDPLTLPFKRFDNILKRLREIPHVEIIRIGTRIPVVLPQILYDRNLLEILERYGPIWVNTHFNHPNEITEESSKAIENLLRIGIPVNNQTVLLKGVNDSAETLIALSRKLLRIKVRPYYLYHCDPVKGVNHFRTSIFKGIEILEKMRGNISGFGIPTYVVDSPGGNGKIPINPNYILSFTEESVLLRSYRGKIIEYYPEGKRDRGEEIQKVSSIYNHGEKVKLIIGRSQFLRRKNANRSRL